The following are encoded in a window of Bdellovibrio svalbardensis genomic DNA:
- a CDS encoding phosphomannomutase/phosphoglucomutase → MYVPVIFREYDIRGVYNGQFDDHFAYLLGRAYVVYMKQNKNISNPTVTIGHDARVSCDAIVKNLAKGLTDSGAKVIHLGLVTTPVCYFSTFEMKGVDGAVQVTGSHNPPEFNGFKISVGKSTIFGAEIQKLREIIEKNEYIDGKGSEEHFDIKPMYYERYKKEFGQMKGIKVVLDCGNGAGGSVVKGLFEAVGLTPTILFEKPDGTFPNHHPDPTVEENLQDLAKQVLKEGAVCGIGFDGDADRIGVVDHTGRMIYGDELMVIISRAILETQKGAKIIGDVKCSDRLYHDIAKHGGHPIMWKTGHSLVKEKIKVEKAPFGGEMSGHVFFADRNYGYDDAPYAGLRLVEILAKTGKTIPQLLEGLPPAFNTPEIRIDTTEEKKVLIVEKMIEAFPEKAGADYKVDFTDGIRLSFADGWALCRSSNTQPVLVVRYEATTAEGMKRIQDRVEAVVNKYL, encoded by the coding sequence ATGTACGTACCAGTAATTTTCAGAGAATACGATATCCGCGGCGTTTATAACGGTCAGTTCGACGATCATTTCGCATACCTTTTGGGTCGCGCTTATGTTGTGTACATGAAGCAAAATAAGAACATTTCCAACCCAACAGTAACCATCGGTCACGATGCTCGCGTAAGCTGTGATGCTATCGTAAAAAATCTTGCAAAGGGCCTTACTGATTCTGGTGCTAAAGTTATTCACTTGGGTCTTGTTACAACTCCAGTATGTTACTTCTCAACATTTGAAATGAAGGGTGTGGATGGGGCTGTGCAAGTCACAGGCTCGCACAATCCTCCAGAATTCAACGGCTTTAAGATCTCTGTTGGTAAATCCACGATCTTCGGGGCTGAGATTCAAAAGCTTCGCGAAATTATTGAGAAGAATGAATACATCGACGGCAAAGGCTCCGAGGAGCATTTCGATATCAAACCGATGTATTACGAGCGTTATAAAAAAGAATTCGGCCAAATGAAGGGCATTAAAGTTGTCCTGGATTGCGGAAACGGTGCTGGCGGATCTGTTGTTAAAGGTCTTTTTGAGGCAGTCGGATTGACGCCAACAATTCTTTTCGAAAAACCAGATGGCACATTCCCGAATCACCATCCGGATCCTACCGTTGAAGAAAATTTGCAGGATCTTGCGAAGCAAGTTCTTAAAGAGGGCGCTGTTTGCGGTATCGGTTTCGACGGAGATGCGGATCGCATTGGTGTTGTTGATCACACCGGCCGCATGATTTATGGCGATGAATTGATGGTCATCATTTCTCGCGCAATTCTTGAAACACAAAAGGGTGCGAAAATTATCGGCGACGTAAAATGCTCTGATCGTTTGTATCACGACATTGCTAAACATGGCGGTCACCCAATCATGTGGAAAACTGGTCACTCTTTGGTTAAAGAAAAAATCAAAGTAGAAAAAGCTCCCTTCGGCGGCGAGATGTCTGGTCACGTCTTCTTTGCGGATCGTAATTATGGATACGACGATGCACCTTACGCAGGACTTCGTTTGGTAGAAATCTTGGCAAAAACCGGTAAAACAATTCCACAATTGCTCGAAGGTTTGCCTCCAGCTTTCAACACTCCAGAAATTCGCATTGATACAACTGAAGAAAAGAAAGTTCTGATCGTAGAAAAAATGATCGAAGCCTTCCCTGAAAAAGCAGGGGCTGATTATAAAGTGGATTTCACAGACGGTATCCGTTTGAGTTTTGCAGACGGTTGGGCTTTGTGCCGCTCTTCAAACACACAACCAGTTTTGGTTGTTCGTTATGAAGCAACAACGGCAGAGGGTATGAAACGCATTCAAGATCGTGTTGAAGCTGTCGTAAATAAATATCTCTAA
- a CDS encoding peptidylprolyl isomerase encodes MISVLIVLMFSAPVKAEVVEKTLAVVNSEIVMESDLKLLQKRMTKPGMVDDALLMDKSVESLKGDRKAQLDYLINEKIIESEIKRLNLTITNDRVESEFKDMAKRNNVPESELENILKGQGISSAEYKVFLKEKIEKQSLMDQEIISKLRISDDDALNEYLKNNPNSRPSIDEFSVAHIFFSPKKGGPEAAYKRAETVLAKLRNGESFETLAEQYSEDPNFSSGGTLGTFKSGEFLPEIEAAISNLKVGETTGIVKSRLGYHIGKLTGKKLTTDPKFEKAKERIKAQLLETSFKRQLKFWLQNKRDESFVRINE; translated from the coding sequence ATGATTAGTGTATTAATTGTTTTGATGTTTTCTGCACCAGTAAAAGCCGAAGTTGTTGAAAAAACTTTGGCCGTGGTTAATTCCGAGATCGTCATGGAATCGGATTTAAAGCTTTTGCAAAAACGTATGACGAAGCCAGGCATGGTTGATGATGCTCTTTTAATGGATAAATCCGTTGAGAGCCTTAAAGGCGATCGCAAAGCTCAGCTCGATTATTTGATTAACGAAAAGATTATTGAATCAGAGATCAAGCGCTTGAACTTAACCATCACCAATGATCGCGTGGAATCCGAATTCAAAGACATGGCGAAAAGAAACAATGTGCCTGAATCAGAATTGGAAAATATTCTTAAGGGCCAAGGCATCTCGTCCGCTGAATATAAAGTCTTCTTGAAAGAGAAGATCGAGAAGCAATCACTCATGGATCAGGAAATCATTTCGAAACTTCGCATTTCTGATGACGATGCATTGAATGAATACCTCAAAAACAATCCTAACAGCCGCCCTTCAATCGACGAATTTAGCGTGGCGCATATCTTCTTCAGCCCTAAAAAGGGTGGGCCCGAGGCGGCTTATAAAAGAGCCGAAACAGTTCTGGCTAAACTTCGCAACGGTGAAAGTTTTGAAACTTTAGCGGAACAATACAGCGAAGATCCCAACTTCTCTTCTGGTGGAACCTTGGGAACATTCAAATCCGGCGAATTCCTTCCGGAGATCGAAGCAGCGATTTCAAACCTCAAAGTAGGTGAAACGACTGGAATCGTAAAATCACGTTTGGGTTACCACATCGGCAAATTGACTGGTAAAAAACTCACAACAGATCCCAAGTTTGAGAAAGCCAAAGAACGAATTAAAGCTCAACTTTTGGAAACCAGTTTTAAACGTCAACTTAAGTTCTGGCTTCAGAATAAGCGAGACGAGTCTTTTGTAAGAATTAACGAGTAG
- a CDS encoding 4-hydroxythreonine-4-phosphate dehydrogenase PdxA, which produces MLKVVLTTGDHDGIGLEVTAKALHKMGPQKGVQFFLWRKDGISSKYLKLIDQKFTRITVDDLEEALKIEGPYLVDIASDLTPAHWVEQTAKACFQKKVDAMATAPLSKTSIKEAGFKDLGHTDILKRVSKVKSVHMGFIGDHFNVVLATGHLPIAQVTKHLSFSVVAEALLHANQVRKSLPPAQQKKPIGILGLNPHAGENGLIGQEELLIFPNLKSFAKEHKIPIEGPLVPDAAFFPENWKKYSVYVALYHDQGLIPFKMIHGQDSGVHISLGIPFVRTSVDHGTAKDIFGKNKANPSSMLDAIRWAIKLARQHS; this is translated from the coding sequence GTGCTTAAAGTCGTACTCACCACTGGGGATCACGACGGCATTGGCTTGGAAGTCACTGCCAAGGCACTTCATAAAATGGGTCCACAAAAAGGAGTTCAATTCTTTTTGTGGCGTAAAGACGGAATCTCATCAAAATACCTAAAACTTATCGACCAAAAATTCACTCGCATCACGGTCGATGATCTCGAAGAGGCTTTAAAAATTGAAGGCCCTTATCTTGTCGACATAGCCTCAGATCTGACACCCGCACATTGGGTCGAACAGACCGCTAAAGCCTGCTTTCAAAAGAAGGTCGATGCCATGGCAACGGCCCCTCTATCTAAAACCTCAATCAAAGAGGCTGGCTTTAAGGATCTTGGACATACCGATATTTTGAAGCGCGTTTCAAAGGTTAAATCCGTGCATATGGGTTTTATTGGCGATCACTTCAACGTCGTTCTGGCTACCGGGCACCTGCCGATTGCCCAGGTGACCAAACATCTTAGCTTTTCTGTTGTTGCCGAAGCTCTCCTGCACGCGAATCAAGTGCGCAAATCTCTTCCACCGGCACAACAAAAAAAGCCAATCGGTATTTTGGGGTTAAATCCTCATGCCGGCGAAAATGGTCTGATTGGGCAAGAGGAGCTTTTGATTTTTCCAAATCTAAAATCCTTTGCGAAAGAACATAAGATTCCGATAGAAGGACCCTTGGTTCCCGACGCTGCTTTCTTCCCGGAAAACTGGAAGAAGTACTCCGTCTATGTGGCTCTTTATCATGACCAGGGCTTGATTCCGTTTAAGATGATTCATGGGCAAGATAGTGGAGTTCATATCTCTTTAGGCATTCCTTTCGTCCGCACGAGTGTCGATCACGGCACAGCGAAGGATATTTTTGGTAAAAATAAGGCTAATCCAAGCTCAATGCTTGATGCCATTCGCTGGGCTATAAAATTAGCTCGACAGCATTCATAG